The genome window AGAGGCAGTGATACGGGGGTCAGGTCCGGTTCGGGTTCATCATCAACGGTGTCGGCAATGACGACGCCATCCGGTCCTGCAGAATTTGATTCAGATACATTATTAGTGGTCTGTGCGAACAAACCTGATACGGGCAGTAAGGCTGCAATTATTACGGTAAAAATAAAACGATACATTAGTAATCCTCTAAAAATAGTAATTTTTGTTGATGTATGAATAGTTTTGTCCGGGGAAAGATTGCATGCCTTCCGGTGAACAAAAAAAGATCCCTGTGACCCCGGGAAATATTTCCCGGGGGTCACAGGTTAGTCAATTGAATCAGTAGCCGGGGTTCTGCTCAAGTGTTCGGTCCGAAAGGTTGATTTCGGATTGTGGAATCGGCAGCAAACCCAGCCGTTCGGTCCGAAATTCAATCCGGATGTCACCGTCGGCACGTGCATTAATTGTTTCCGCGGCGGTATCCAGACCCATCCTGAGAAGATCCCAGTACCTTTTTCCTTCACCGGCAAACTCCAGTCTTCTCTCTTCCATGATGTTCTCACGATTGACCGGAATTTGTTCGAAGTCATCGCCGTAAGCCCTCATTCTGACCTGATCGAAGTAGTTCTGGGCATCGGATGCTCCGAGTTCAGCGGCCATGAGAAGAACATCCGCAAAACGGATAACCGGACGGTTGTAAGGCCAGTTGAATTCTAGATTGACGGATGGGAGGTCAGCACGACGAGGATAAAACTTCTTGAACGCGAATCCACGCCATTGATGCATTCCGTCTGCGTCGTGATTTACTCCTTCCTCAACCGGATCCAGGATACTCGCGAAATAGCGTGAATCTGCATCCTCATCAAATGATTCCGCCAGGTCGCCTGTTACGGGTTGGAAAGACCACCCAGAGATATACTCCGGATGAAAACCGACACCACGCAGACCTGTCATCTGGGATGCCCAGTTGCCGATCGATCCGTTCAGAAAGCCCCAGTCACCAAATGAGGTTTCGATGTGCTGAACCGAGAAAATGGCCTCATTGTTGTTGTTTCCGTCAGTGCCCCAGAGATCAGCAAAATCATCCAGCAGTTCATGACCGCTGTTGTTG of Natronogracilivirga saccharolytica contains these proteins:
- a CDS encoding RagB/SusD family nutrient uptake outer membrane protein, with the protein product MKRLTLIITLFGLLLLSGCVDDFLEHTPPVERTQDNFFQSERDAQQALFAVYEVLTFHHGRDNQGFHPFDLISNVLSDDAFGGGSGPGDQPEILEFNRHNISVTNGKALGIWSDRFTGIYRANLLLDNIDDVSFDNEETRAIMAAEARFLRVLFYYDLVRFFGYVPLVERPLVAEDIRIPQDDPDDVYNFMITELLDIIPDLRDNIPSNEMGRASSWAAKSMLGRIFLYHRDYAQPVLGVGNPPVSESEVIGHLEDVINNSGHELLDDFADLWGTDGNNNNEAIFSVQHIETSFGDWGFLNGSIGNWASQMTGLRGVGFHPEYISGWSFQPVTGDLAESFDEDADSRYFASILDPVEEGVNHDADGMHQWRGFAFKKFYPRRADLPSVNLEFNWPYNRPVIRFADVLLMAAELGASDAQNYFDQVRMRAYGDDFEQIPVNRENIMEERRLEFAGEGKRYWDLLRMGLDTAAETINARADGDIRIEFRTERLGLLPIPQSEINLSDRTLEQNPGY